AGGCGATCAGCGCGGCCACCTGCAGCACCAGCAGCGAACCAATCAACAGCGGCAACGAGATGTCAGGCCAGTAACCGTGTTTCTCCCATGCATGCCGACACACAAACACCGCGACCACGCACAACGACGGCAAAGCCGCGACAAGCACTTCGTAGCAGCGGCGCACGCCAGTCAGCCAGCCTTGCGCCTGGAGCAGCCCATAGGCGGCGACAGCGGCGAACATCGGCACCATGGGCAGGATGTAATAAGCCCGCTTGAAATGCGGCACCGACAACCCGATCAGGATCATCAAACCGCAGGCTCCCAGTCGCACCATGAGCTGCATGTCATCATTTACCCAACGCTCAGACCAGCGATGACGCAACGCAAACAACGCTGCCAGCGCCAGGGGCACTACCGGAAAGTAGCGGTACAAACTCAGTTGGAAGTAGAAATAGAACGGCTCGCCGCTTTCATCCAGGCGCCCGCCCACTTGCATCCTGAATACCTCGGCGGCAAACCCCTCGCCCCCGCTGAACCGCGCGAGCCTCATCAGCAGCAGCCAGCACGCCGCCAGCAAAATCAGTCCGATGATGCCGTGGATCAGTACCTGCCTGACCCGCTCGCCCGGTTTGCCCAGCGCCCAATACACGCACACCACACCGCACACCTCGATCAACCCCAGCGGCCCGCGTATGGCAAAGCCCAGCACGAATAGCGGGAAGACCGCCAGTTGCCTGAATCGAGAACCCAAGCGCTCCCCCGTGTGCAGCAGATAGAAACTACCTACACAGAGCAACGCCACCATCTGATCCAGACACACCGAACGGGACTTTTCGAGCAATTGCGTGGTGAGCAGTGTCAACAGCACGCTGAGCAGCGCCCACTGACGACTCGAAGGGGCCAGCAAGCGATACATCAGCGCTACGACACCGGCGGAAGCCAGCGCCGTGGGCAGCACGTTGGCCAGATGATTGGGCGCACCGAACAGGCGGGCAAACAGGTAGCTGAAGAACGTCGCGGTGCCGGGGTAGTCCGCGTAGGGCTGGCCGTACGTGGTGGGAAAAAGACTGGCGCCGTGGCGATACATTTCTTGCAGGAACAGCGCCCAGCGCCCGTCAAATCCCTGCGGCTGCTGGTCCCAGATGCCCAGCGTAAACAGCATCAGGGCGAACAGAAAAATGCCCAGGGACTCCAGGCGAAAGCGGTTGCGGTGATCCATCGATTGACCTGCCAGGTAGAAAGCGCCGACCTATGGTGCCGGTCGCCCTGCTGAATAACGCCTGAACAACCCTCAATCTTTCACCCTTCAGCGCCCGCCACGCCATACCAGTGCGGGCACCAGGCGCACGTAGATTAATTCGCCGACCAGCTCCACCAGGGTTTGCAGGATGACAGCCGTCGCGGCCAGCCCACGCACCTCCTCGGGCAATGCCAACGCCAGCGGCAGCACCACCAGCGAATTGCGCGTCGACGCGCTGAACGTCACCGCCCGCGCGGGCGCACTCGGCAACGCGAACAGCCGCGCGGCCAAGGCGCCCGTCAGCGGCGCCAGCAACAGGAAACCTACATAGACCGGAATGACCGGCAGCAACAGGCTGAAATCGCGCACTACCGACGTGATCTGCGAACCGATCACCACAAACAGCACCAGCGCCATCGTCGGCACCGGCAGCCAGGCCCAAGCCGCGTTCCAAGCGCCGACGAGTGCCGACCTACGCGCCACAAACGTGGTCGCCACCGCCGCCACCATCGGCACCACAATCAGCAGCACAAACGCCTGCACAAACGGCTGCGCGTCAATCACCACGCCGGATTGCGCCCCCAGCATCAGCCCCAAGTACAGCGGCAACAGCAGCAACTGCAGCAAAAGCAGCACCGGCGTCGCCGCGAGCATCAACCGCGAATCGCCCTTACCGATATGGGTAAACACCACCACGTAATCAATGCACGGCGTCAGCAACACCAGCAACGCCCCCACCAGCAGCGCCGGACGCTCCGCCAAGCCAAGGGTCAGCCCCCACACCAGCAAGGGCACCAGGATGAAATTAGCCAGCAGCAAGGCCGCCATGAAGCGCTTGCGGCTCAAGCCTTCGCGCAGGTCCATAAACGGAATTTGCAGGAACATCGCGTACATCAGCACCGCGATGGCCGGTGTGATCCACACACCCAGGCCGTGCCCCCACGAAGGCGCAAGCAGGCCGAAGCCGACAGCCAGCAGGACGGTGACGAAGTAGATAGGGATTTGGTGATGTTCGAGGGTGTCGCGGGTCATGGAAACGCCCTGGTGGAACGCAAAGGCGCAAGCCTAAGCATCTACTGGCGTGATTACCAGGCGAGCGGCTGGAACGGCGAGAACATGCCAGCCAATTAATGGCAGATACCCTTGGGATTTGCGCCAACCTGCGCTTCAATACCTGACCCAGATCCTGACCCCAAGGACGTGAGCCCATGGCCTCGCCGAACAAGCAGCAAAAACGTGCCCACCGGGCCAAGGCCAAGGCCAAACAGAACCGCACCCAGCGCGCGGTCGCGACTAAGCCGGATGCGTTCGCCGGCGATGACAGCCGTATCGATTTGGAGTCGGTGGATTTAACAGAGCTGTTCGTGGAGATGCGCGTTGCCAGCGAGATCAGTCAGCAAGCGCTATGCGCGGCATTCCTGGCCCACCCGCTGCTCGCGCTGGTACTTGAGCAGGAAGGCGAAGAAGAAGCTACCGACTTTATCCTGGCGGCACTGATCGAGTACCGGCAGTGGGCCACGGACAGCGATGATGAAGCCGCCGCACTGGCGTGGATCGAATCGCCGCAGTTTCAAGCGGACTACATTGCCGCCTCCCAAGCCCTTACCAACTCGCAAGACTGACAAAAAATGGGAGGGGCTTGCCCCCTCCCACAGTGGAATGGCGGTCAGTTAAGCACCGCAGCCCCTACTCTCTGAGCCTTGCGCCGGCTCGACACCATCAACCCCGCCGCCACTACCAGCAGGCTCAGGATGCCCGTCGCGATGATCTCCACGCGATGCGCTTCCTGGAACAGCATGATGGTCAACGTGCCCACGATGAACACCATCACCGCGTAGGTCAGGCCGGGGAACAGCCACATCTTGAAGACAATCTTCTCGCCTGCCGCCGTGCGTTTCTGGCGCATGCGCAGTTGCGACACTGCGATTACCAGATACACCAGCAAGGCGATAGCGCCGGAGCTGGCCAGCAGGAATTCGAACACCGCGGCCGGAGCCACGTAGTTGGCGAACACGGCAAGGAATGCCGCGCCGGTGGACAGCATCACCGCCCAGTAAGGCGTACCGCTCTTGTTGGTGCGTTTGGCCACGGCCGGGGCGTCACCACGACGGCCCAGGGAGAACAGCATGCGCGAAGCGGTATACAGCGCCGAGTTCAGGCAACTGGTCACCGCCACCAGCACTACCAGGTCAACGATCAGCTTGGCATTCGGAATGCCCATGCGTTCAAGCACGGTCTGGTAGGAACCTACCGCAGCCAGAGTCGGATCGTTCCAAGGCACCAGGGAGACAACAATGAAGATCGACAACAGGTAGAACAGGCCGATACGCCAGATGACCGAGTTGGTCGCCTTGGTGATCTGTTGGCCCGGGTTCTTCGACTCGGCCGCGGCGATGGTGACGATCTCAGTGCCCATGAACGAGAACATGGTGGTCAGGATGGCAGCCAGCACCGCGCCCATTCCGTTAGGCATAAAGCCCTGAGTGTCGAACAGGTGCGAGACGCCGCTGACCTGGCTGGTCGGCAGGAAACCGAAAATCGCCGCCAGGCCGAGGATCACGAAACCCACGATGGCCACGACCTTGATCAGCGCGAACCAGAACTCGAACTCACCGTAGTTCTTCACACTGAACAGGTTGGTGGCCGTCAGCAGCAGGGTAATCACCAGCGTGAACGCCCAAATCGCCACATCAGGGAACCAGGCATGCAGGATCGTGGCGGCCGCGTTGGCTTCCAATGGAATCACCAGCACCCAGAACCACCAGTACAACCAACCGATGGTAAAACCGGCCCAATGGCCGATCGCACGGTCGGCATACGTGGAAAACGAACCGGTGTCGGGCGACGCCACGGCCATTTCGGCCAGCATGCGCATCACCAGCACCACCAACGTGCCCGCGGCGGCATAGGCCAGCAGCACCGCAGGGCCGGCAGCGGCGATCGCGTGGCCGGAGCCGACAAACAGACCGGCACCGATGACGCCGGCAATCGACAGCATCGTGACGTGGCGCGGCTTGAGCCCCTGTTCGAGGTCATTGGAGCTTTGCGTACTACTCATTGACACACCTTTGCGAGGAATTGCGAAAACGGTCCGCCCGACCTGGGATCCTCCTCGTGAAAAGAAACCAACAGGGCGTTCTTTATTTTTTACGCAAGATTTGCGCCAAAATGTTACAAAGCCGCGATTGACGTGGGCTGCAGGAGTTTTGAAGAGCACTCGCAAGTCATTGAGAACAAGGGCATTCCGCTATAGCGTTACCGAGCGACTCACAATCCCAAGCGATACGCGCACCAAAAACACACACAAAAAATAAGTAACGCCCCATAAAGGCGCCGATAGCGACCGTTTGCCCCTTTAACCCTTCCAACACCTGGCCAAAGCTGGCACCATCGCGCCCTT
The sequence above is drawn from the Pseudomonas quebecensis genome and encodes:
- a CDS encoding ArnT family glycosyltransferase, with the protein product MDHRNRFRLESLGIFLFALMLFTLGIWDQQPQGFDGRWALFLQEMYRHGASLFPTTYGQPYADYPGTATFFSYLFARLFGAPNHLANVLPTALASAGVVALMYRLLAPSSRQWALLSVLLTLLTTQLLEKSRSVCLDQMVALLCVGSFYLLHTGERLGSRFRQLAVFPLFVLGFAIRGPLGLIEVCGVVCVYWALGKPGERVRQVLIHGIIGLILLAACWLLLMRLARFSGGEGFAAEVFRMQVGGRLDESGEPFYFYFQLSLYRYFPVVPLALAALFALRHRWSERWVNDDMQLMVRLGACGLMILIGLSVPHFKRAYYILPMVPMFAAVAAYGLLQAQGWLTGVRRCYEVLVAALPSLCVVAVFVCRHAWEKHGYWPDISLPLLIGSLLVLQVAALIAWRRPLRLVWLSLIALLGQWLMLVSVVEPAKDLQFDTRQFVGQVEALRATQPGPLVFVNLARDTWAVRYMMNLDHDEQPLFVGRDQVQRLAALPRPVWVIVARKETALLKQTPLEHLAPAFNGRLNDNPLMVFLLE
- a CDS encoding arsenic resistance protein, with product MTRDTLEHHQIPIYFVTVLLAVGFGLLAPSWGHGLGVWITPAIAVLMYAMFLQIPFMDLREGLSRKRFMAALLLANFILVPLLVWGLTLGLAERPALLVGALLVLLTPCIDYVVVFTHIGKGDSRLMLAATPVLLLLQLLLLPLYLGLMLGAQSGVVIDAQPFVQAFVLLIVVPMVAAVATTFVARRSALVGAWNAAWAWLPVPTMALVLFVVIGSQITSVVRDFSLLLPVIPVYVGFLLLAPLTGALAARLFALPSAPARAVTFSASTRNSLVVLPLALALPEEVRGLAATAVILQTLVELVGELIYVRLVPALVWRGGR
- the gabP gene encoding GABA permease; this translates as MSSTQSSNDLEQGLKPRHVTMLSIAGVIGAGLFVGSGHAIAAAGPAVLLAYAAAGTLVVLVMRMLAEMAVASPDTGSFSTYADRAIGHWAGFTIGWLYWWFWVLVIPLEANAAATILHAWFPDVAIWAFTLVITLLLTATNLFSVKNYGEFEFWFALIKVVAIVGFVILGLAAIFGFLPTSQVSGVSHLFDTQGFMPNGMGAVLAAILTTMFSFMGTEIVTIAAAESKNPGQQITKATNSVIWRIGLFYLLSIFIVVSLVPWNDPTLAAVGSYQTVLERMGIPNAKLIVDLVVLVAVTSCLNSALYTASRMLFSLGRRGDAPAVAKRTNKSGTPYWAVMLSTGAAFLAVFANYVAPAAVFEFLLASSGAIALLVYLVIAVSQLRMRQKRTAAGEKIVFKMWLFPGLTYAVMVFIVGTLTIMLFQEAHRVEIIATGILSLLVVAAGLMVSSRRKAQRVGAAVLN